The Xanthomonas fragariae genome has a segment encoding these proteins:
- the xopP gene encoding type III secretion system effector XopP, translated as MHRVETSKQRSTELAESVNLAAVPAAATSPSVEGSARQSSPLEGLSARPTKPVKPPVAGSSAALPGPSRTASSREPATQTQLIDPVDILKIALKKTKVWNKVITSDGERRSQQGAAPLLSMEQRVELSQNAMNFAREGLQAVVDLKLRNRLRSKDAVEYEATLFTILGTSAATGYTARNELIQERLPIYRTDVERQDPDEWYGYLSELEQYRSAMDESLRRMKKPAAPGNALEIIHRTMTLITFSHGCCHETMRSIRCLLLHIYRLRLEHQVKAGGLQEVMARLHELEEARNYRSDTVAEAFRILSCVLSETICPSEASAALTPQIVAQHKDVLEDYAERFGRVGLGLCLDVAALIKGDGDDHIWQSMLHLAQVLTEYRQCVLDLIHSVGHGKRELVTPPPATIEEPPVSRARTKSTRKHRKPGNRAAAESSLVPAAPAVPNDTRTLAQQQADILLKKVPLERAMVTELDADVIPIANKLGKDTSSVDKMMHGSEQDAVIAFTFVRSSVQEWFAKDQLLQAKAKLSPGDERIAQLSERLELLGMIEQRVQIREADALKSDPQPRAPHLSRLLAMNQVARVTSPTRLRSEDDSADRGTLFEMRIEHAPLSNGQRPAPWFVHLHTAKPVTANALPSLGYKAFTAVHLKTAKEKNLGKRWETLMRALGHTDAKVHRSTIDSALLASLFHLRGGGESSPEKFPNQ; from the coding sequence ATGCATCGCGTTGAAACGAGCAAGCAGCGTTCTACAGAATTGGCAGAGTCGGTGAACCTTGCCGCCGTGCCGGCAGCGGCAACAAGCCCTTCTGTCGAGGGTTCGGCCAGGCAGTCCTCGCCACTGGAGGGGCTGTCTGCCAGGCCCACCAAACCTGTAAAGCCGCCCGTTGCCGGTTCGTCTGCTGCATTGCCTGGGCCATCACGCACGGCTTCATCGCGCGAGCCTGCCACGCAAACGCAGTTGATAGACCCGGTAGACATTCTGAAAATAGCGCTGAAAAAGACCAAAGTCTGGAACAAGGTGATCACTAGCGATGGCGAGCGGCGCAGTCAACAGGGGGCTGCACCACTGTTGTCCATGGAGCAGAGGGTCGAGCTCTCGCAGAACGCCATGAACTTTGCCCGTGAAGGGTTGCAGGCCGTCGTTGATTTGAAGTTACGGAACCGGCTGAGGTCAAAGGACGCAGTGGAGTATGAAGCTACGTTGTTTACGATTCTTGGAACGTCAGCTGCGACTGGTTACACAGCACGCAATGAACTGATACAAGAGCGGTTGCCGATATACCGCACTGATGTAGAGCGTCAGGATCCCGACGAATGGTACGGGTATCTGAGCGAACTCGAACAGTACCGGTCAGCAATGGATGAGTCGCTCAGACGCATGAAGAAGCCGGCTGCACCAGGAAACGCACTCGAAATTATTCACCGCACAATGACGCTGATCACGTTTAGTCACGGATGTTGCCATGAAACGATGCGGTCGATCCGATGTCTGCTTCTCCATATCTATCGCCTGAGGCTGGAGCATCAGGTCAAGGCCGGCGGCTTGCAGGAGGTCATGGCTCGATTGCACGAACTGGAAGAGGCCAGGAACTACCGCAGCGATACTGTGGCAGAGGCTTTTAGGATTCTGTCCTGCGTCTTGAGCGAGACGATATGCCCATCGGAAGCCAGCGCTGCGCTGACCCCGCAGATAGTGGCACAGCATAAGGACGTCCTTGAGGACTATGCAGAACGATTTGGGCGCGTCGGTCTGGGGTTATGCCTGGACGTCGCCGCTCTCATCAAGGGGGACGGCGACGATCACATCTGGCAATCGATGCTCCATCTGGCGCAGGTATTGACCGAGTATCGACAGTGTGTGCTCGACCTGATCCATTCCGTCGGTCACGGAAAGCGTGAGCTCGTCACACCGCCACCGGCAACGATCGAGGAGCCGCCGGTGTCGAGGGCGCGGACGAAATCGACGCGCAAGCATCGCAAGCCTGGCAATCGAGCGGCCGCAGAGTCCAGCCTCGTCCCTGCGGCCCCTGCAGTCCCGAACGATACACGTACGCTTGCGCAGCAGCAGGCGGACATTCTGTTGAAAAAGGTTCCGCTGGAACGCGCCATGGTGACCGAACTGGATGCGGACGTGATTCCGATCGCGAACAAGCTGGGGAAAGACACCAGTAGCGTTGACAAGATGATGCATGGCTCCGAGCAGGATGCGGTGATTGCCTTCACGTTTGTGCGGTCCTCGGTGCAGGAGTGGTTCGCAAAGGACCAGTTGCTACAAGCGAAAGCGAAACTGTCGCCGGGCGATGAGCGGATTGCTCAACTCAGCGAGCGGCTGGAACTGCTGGGCATGATCGAGCAGCGTGTGCAGATCCGCGAGGCAGATGCGCTGAAGAGCGACCCGCAGCCGCGCGCGCCGCATTTGTCGCGCTTGCTGGCGATGAATCAAGTCGCCCGCGTGACCTCGCCGACCCGGTTGCGGTCCGAGGACGACAGCGCAGATCGCGGCACCTTGTTCGAGATGCGTATCGAGCACGCGCCGTTGTCCAACGGCCAGCGCCCTGCGCCGTGGTTCGTGCACTTGCACACTGCCAAGCCGGTGACAGCCAATGCGCTGCCTTCGCTCGGCTACAAGGCGTTTACCGCCGTCCATCTCAAGACCGCGAAGGAGAAGAATCTGGGAAAGCGCTGGGAGACACTCATGCGAGCGCTCGGTCATACCGATGCGAAGGTACACCGATCCACGATCGATTCTGCGTTGCTCGCCAGTTTGTTTCACCTGCGCGGTGGTGGTGAATCCTCACCCGAGAAGTTTCCAAACCAGTAG
- the xopP gene encoding type III secretion system effector XopP, which produces MHRVETSKQRSTELAESVNPAAAPADPAAATSPSVEGSARQSSPLDGLSARPTKPVKPRIAGSSAVLPGPSRTASSPASDKQPQSTVPADILKTALRRVEVWRAVASRDEALRSQQGGEPLLSSEKRVELSHSAMSSARKGLHAIGDLKLQNPLTSDALVENEAALWTILGASAANGYSACEELIRDKWTHQLGIAEPTEPMLGPVVVRTPLHHADLERQDPNEWYGYLSELEQYRSAMDESLRRMKKPEAHGKTIQNIPSMMELIRATLGFCHETMHTTRGMLVDIHRLRLESHVQASGSQDVTARLHELYEAKNYRSDTVAEAFTALAEVVIASIRPSEAGAALTPQIVAQHKDVLEDYAEQFGRVGLGLCLDVAALIKGDGDDHIWQSMLDLAQASTEYRQCVLDLIHSVGPGKRELVTPPPATIEEPPVSRARTKSTRKHRKPGNRAAAESSLVPAAPAVPSDTRTLAQKQADILLEAVPLERAMVTELDAEVIPIANRLGKDTSSVDKMMHGSKQDAVIAFTFVRSSIQGWFAKDQLLQAKAKLSPGDERIAQLTERLELLGMIEQRVQTREADALKSDQQPRAPHLSRLLAMNQVARVTSPTRLRSEDDSADRGTLFEMRIEHAPLSNGQRPAPWFVHLHTAKPVTADALPSLGYKAFTAVHLKTAKEKNLGKRWETLMRALGHTDAKVHRSTIDSALLASLFHLRGGGESSPEKFPNQ; this is translated from the coding sequence ATGCATCGCGTTGAAACGAGCAAGCAGCGTTCTACAGAGTTGGCAGAGTCGGTGAACCCTGCCGCCGCGCCTGCAGATCCGGCAGCGGCAACAAGCCCTTCTGTCGAGGGTTCGGCCAGGCAGTCCTCGCCACTGGACGGGCTGTCTGCCAGGCCCACCAAACCTGTAAAGCCGCGAATTGCCGGTTCGTCTGCTGTATTGCCTGGGCCATCACGCACGGCTTCATCGCCCGCGTCTGACAAGCAACCGCAGTCGACGGTGCCGGCAGACATTCTGAAAACAGCGCTGCGCAGGGTCGAAGTCTGGAGAGCGGTGGCCTCTAGAGATGAGGCGCTGCGCAGTCAACAGGGGGGTGAACCACTGTTGTCCAGTGAGAAGAGGGTCGAGCTCTCGCATAGCGCCATGAGTTCTGCTCGCAAGGGGTTGCATGCCATCGGTGATTTGAAGTTGCAGAATCCGCTGACCTCTGACGCCTTAGTGGAGAACGAAGCTGCGTTGTGGACGATTCTCGGAGCGTCCGCTGCGAATGGTTACTCAGCATGTGAGGAGCTGATACGAGACAAGTGGACGCATCAGCTTGGCATCGCCGAGCCTACCGAGCCGATGCTCGGCCCCGTCGTTGTGCGGACGCCGTTGCACCACGCTGATTTGGAACGTCAGGATCCCAACGAATGGTACGGGTATCTGAGCGAACTCGAGCAGTACCGGTCAGCAATGGATGAGTCGCTCAGACGCATGAAGAAGCCGGAAGCGCACGGAAAAACAATCCAAAATATCCCCTCCATGATGGAGTTGATCAGAGCCACTCTAGGATTCTGCCATGAAACGATGCATACGACGCGAGGTATGCTCGTCGATATCCATCGCCTGCGGCTGGAGAGTCATGTCCAAGCCAGCGGCTCACAAGACGTCACGGCTCGATTGCACGAACTGTACGAAGCCAAGAACTACCGCAGCGATACTGTGGCAGAGGCTTTTACGGCTCTGGCCGAAGTTGTGATCGCGTCGATACGCCCATCGGAAGCCGGCGCTGCGCTGACCCCGCAGATAGTGGCACAGCATAAGGACGTTCTTGAGGACTATGCAGAACAATTTGGGCGGGTCGGTCTGGGGTTATGCCTGGACGTCGCCGCTCTCATCAAGGGGGACGGCGACGATCACATCTGGCAATCGATGCTCGATCTGGCGCAGGCATCGACCGAGTATCGACAGTGTGTGCTCGACCTGATCCATTCTGTCGGTCCCGGAAAGCGTGAGCTCGTCACACCGCCACCGGCAACGATCGAGGAGCCGCCGGTGTCGAGGGCGCGGACGAAATCGACGCGCAAGCATCGCAAGCCTGGCAATCGAGCGGCCGCAGAGTCCAGCCTCGTACCTGCGGCCCCTGCAGTCCCGAGCGATACACGTACGCTTGCGCAAAAACAGGCGGACATTCTGTTGGAAGCGGTTCCGCTGGAACGCGCCATGGTGACCGAACTGGATGCAGAGGTGATCCCGATCGCAAACAGGCTGGGGAAAGACACCAGTAGCGTTGACAAGATGATGCATGGCTCCAAGCAGGATGCGGTGATTGCCTTCACGTTTGTGCGGTCCTCGATCCAGGGATGGTTCGCAAAGGACCAGTTGCTACAAGCGAAAGCGAAACTGTCGCCGGGCGATGAGCGGATTGCTCAACTCACCGAGCGGCTGGAACTGCTGGGCATGATCGAGCAGCGTGTGCAGACCCGCGAGGCGGATGCGCTGAAGAGCGACCAGCAGCCGCGCGCGCCGCACCTGTCGCGCTTGCTGGCGATGAATCAAGTCGCCCGCGTGACCTCGCCGACCCGGTTGCGGTCCGAGGACGACAGCGCAGATCGCGGCACCTTGTTCGAGATGCGTATCGAGCACGCGCCCTTATCCAACGGCCAGCGCCCTGCGCCGTGGTTCGTGCACTTGCACACTGCCAAGCCGGTGACAGCCGATGCGCTGCCTTCGCTCGGCTACAAGGCGTTCACCGCCGTGCACCTCAAGACCGCGAAGGAGAAGAATCTGGGAAAGCGCTGGGAGACACTCATGCGAGCGCTCGGTCATACCGATGCCAAGGTACACCGATCCACGATCGATTCTGCGTTGCTCGCTAGTTTGTTTCACCTGCGCGGTGGTGGTGAATCCTCACCCGAGAAGTTCCCAAACCAGTAG
- the xopP gene encoding type III secretion system effector XopP, with translation MHRVGKIKQRSIKLAESENLAAAPADPATATSTSVEGSARQSSPLEGLSARPPKSVRPPVVGSSAALPGPSRTVSSREPATQTRLIDPADILRIAMDKARLWNDMIAKDEAMRSQPGAAPLLSKEQRIKLSQNAMKSAREGLQAIVDLKLRNRLRSKDAVEQEAEMFTILGASAATAYEVRNQLIENKWVDQLGVTQLTEPMLGPVVVRATLHRADLERQDPDEWYGYLSELEQYRSAMNESLRRMKNPDSHGERFESASAIMRLISVDHAFCHETMRSIRCLLVDIYRLRLARQVEASDLQYVMARLDELKEATNYLGDTAGEAFGTLARVLSETICPSEASAALTPQIVARHKDVLEDYAERFGRVGLGLCLDVAALIKGDGDDHIWQSMLHLAQASTEYRQCVLDLIHSVGHGKRELVTPPPATIEEPPVSRARTKSTRKHRKPGNRAAAESSLVPAAPAVPNDTRTLAQQQADILLKKVPLERAMVTELDADVIPIANKLGKDTSSVDKMMHGSEQDAVIAFTFVRSSVQEWFAKDQLLQAKAKLSPGDERIAQLSERLELLGMIEQRVQIREADALKSDPQPRAPHLSRLLAMNQVARVTSPTRLRSEDDSADRGTLFEMRIEHAPLSNGQRPAPWFVHLHTAKPVTANALPSLGYKAFTAVHLKTAKEKNLGKRWETLMRALGHTDAKVHRSTIDSALLASLFHLRGGGESSPDKFPNQ, from the coding sequence ATGCATCGCGTCGGAAAAATCAAGCAGCGTTCTATAAAATTGGCTGAGTCGGAAAACCTCGCCGCCGCGCCGGCAGATCCCGCAACGGCAACAAGCACCTCTGTCGAGGGTTCGGCCAGGCAGTCCTCGCCACTGGAGGGGCTGTCTGCCAGGCCCCCCAAATCTGTAAGGCCGCCCGTTGTCGGTTCGTCTGCTGCATTGCCTGGGCCATCACGCACGGTTTCATCGCGCGAGCCTGCCACGCAAACGCGGCTGATAGACCCGGCAGACATTCTGAGAATAGCGATGGACAAGGCCCGCCTCTGGAACGACATGATTGCTAAAGATGAAGCGATGCGCAGTCAACCGGGAGCTGCACCGCTGTTGTCCAAGGAGCAGCGGATCAAGCTCTCGCAGAACGCCATGAAGTCTGCCCGCGAAGGGTTGCAGGCCATCGTTGATTTGAAGTTACGGAACCGGCTGAGGTCAAAGGACGCAGTGGAGCAGGAAGCTGAGATGTTTACGATTCTCGGAGCGTCCGCTGCGACTGCTTACGAAGTACGTAATCAACTGATAGAAAACAAGTGGGTGGATCAGCTTGGCGTCACCCAGCTCACCGAGCCGATGCTTGGCCCCGTCGTTGTGCGGGCGACGTTGCACCGCGCTGATTTGGAACGTCAGGATCCCGACGAATGGTACGGGTATCTGAGCGAACTCGAGCAGTACCGGTCAGCAATGAATGAGTCGCTCAGACGCATGAAAAATCCGGATTCACACGGAGAAAGATTCGAAAGTGCCTCTGCCATAATGAGATTGATCAGTGTCGATCATGCATTTTGCCATGAAACGATGCGATCGATCCGATGTCTGCTCGTCGATATCTATCGCCTGCGGCTGGCGCGTCAGGTCGAAGCCAGCGACTTGCAGTATGTCATGGCTCGATTGGATGAATTGAAAGAGGCTACTAACTATCTCGGCGATACTGCGGGAGAGGCTTTTGGAACGCTGGCCCGCGTCTTGAGCGAGACGATATGCCCATCGGAAGCCAGCGCTGCGCTGACCCCGCAGATAGTGGCACGGCATAAGGACGTCCTTGAGGACTATGCAGAACGATTTGGGCGCGTCGGTCTGGGGTTATGCCTGGACGTCGCCGCTCTCATCAAGGGGGACGGCGACGATCACATCTGGCAATCGATGCTCCATCTGGCGCAGGCATCGACCGAGTATCGACAGTGTGTGCTCGACCTGATCCATTCCGTCGGTCACGGAAAGCGTGAGCTCGTCACACCGCCACCGGCAACGATCGAGGAGCCGCCGGTGTCGAGGGCGCGGACGAAATCGACGCGCAAGCATCGCAAGCCTGGCAATCGAGCGGCCGCAGAGTCCAGCCTCGTCCCTGCGGCCCCTGCAGTCCCGAACGATACACGTACGCTTGCGCAGCAGCAGGCGGACATTCTGTTGAAAAAGGTTCCGCTGGAACGCGCCATGGTGACCGAACTGGATGCGGACGTGATTCCGATCGCGAACAAGCTGGGGAAAGACACCAGTAGCGTTGACAAGATGATGCATGGCTCCGAGCAGGATGCGGTGATTGCCTTCACGTTTGTGCGGTCCTCGGTGCAGGAGTGGTTCGCAAAGGACCAGTTGCTACAAGCGAAAGCGAAACTGTCGCCGGGCGATGAGCGGATTGCTCAACTCAGCGAGCGGCTGGAACTGCTGGGCATGATCGAGCAGCGTGTGCAGATCCGCGAGGCAGATGCGCTGAAGAGCGACCCGCAGCCGCGCGCGCCGCATTTGTCGCGCTTGCTGGCGATGAATCAAGTCGCCCGCGTGACCTCGCCGACCCGGTTGCGGTCCGAGGACGACAGCGCAGATCGCGGCACCTTGTTCGAGATGCGTATCGAGCACGCGCCGTTGTCCAACGGCCAGCGCCCTGCGCCGTGGTTCGTGCACTTGCACACTGCCAAGCCGGTGACAGCCAATGCGCTGCCTTCGCTCGGCTACAAGGCGTTTACCGCCGTCCATCTCAAGACCGCGAAGGAGAAGAATCTGGGAAAGCGCTGGGAGACGCTCATGCGAGCGCTCGGTCATACCGATGCGAAGGTACACCGATCCACGATCGATTCTGCGTTGCTCGCCAGTTTGTTTCACCTGCGCGGTGGTGGTGAATCCTCACCCGACAAGTTTCCAAACCAGTAA
- the xopP gene encoding type III secretion system effector XopP, producing MHRVGRIKQRSTELAESVNPAAAPADPAAATSPSVEGSARQSSPLEGLSARPTKPVKPPVAGSSAALPGPSRTVSSREPATQTRLIDPADILRIAMDKANVWNDVVAKDDELHSQPGAAPLLSKEQRIKISQNAMKSAREGLQAIVDLKLRNRLRSKDAVEHEAALFTILGASAAAAYEARNQLIENKWVDQLGVTQLTEPMLCPVVVRAPLHRADLERQDPDEWYGYLSELEQYRSAMNESLRRMKKPDSHGERLKNTSVIMRLISADHAFCHETMRSIRCLLVDIYRLRLARQVEASDLHDVMVMARLDELEEARDYLGDTVGEAFGTLARVVTEPIRPSEAGAALTPQIVARHKDVLEDYAEQFGRVGLGLCLDVAGLIKGDGDDHIWQSMLDLAQASTEYRQCVLDLIRSVGPGKRELVTPPSATIEEPPVSRVRTKSTRKHRKPGNRAAAESSLVPAAPAVPNDTRTLAQQQADILLKKVPLERAMVTELDADVIPIANKLGKDTSSVDKMMHGSKQDAVIAFTFVRSSVQEWFAKDQLLQAKAKLSPGDERIAQLSERLELLGMIEQRVQIREADALKSDPQPRAPHLSRLLAMNQVARVTSPTRLRSEDDSADRGTLFEMRIEHAPLSNGQRPAPWFVHLHTAKPVTANALPSLGYKAFTAVHLKTAKEKNLGKRWETLMRALGHTDAKVHRSTIDSALLASLFHLRGGGESSPEKFPNQE from the coding sequence ATGCATCGCGTCGGAAGAATCAAGCAGCGTTCTACAGAGTTGGCAGAGTCGGTGAACCCTGCCGCCGCGCCTGCAGATCCGGCAGCGGCAACAAGCCCTTCTGTCGAGGGTTCGGCCAGGCAGTCCTCGCCACTGGAGGGGCTGTCTGCCAGGCCCACCAAACCTGTAAAGCCGCCCGTTGCCGGTTCGTCTGCTGCATTGCCTGGGCCATCACGCACGGTTTCATCGCGCGAGCCTGCCACGCAAACGCGGCTGATAGACCCGGCAGACATTCTGAGAATAGCGATGGACAAGGCCAACGTCTGGAACGACGTGGTTGCTAAAGATGACGAGCTGCACAGTCAACCGGGAGCTGCACCGCTGTTGTCCAAGGAGCAGCGGATCAAGATCTCGCAGAACGCCATGAAGTCTGCCCGCGAAGGGTTGCAGGCCATCGTTGATTTGAAGTTACGGAACCGGCTGAGGTCAAAGGACGCAGTGGAGCACGAAGCTGCGTTGTTTACGATTCTCGGAGCGTCCGCTGCGGCTGCTTACGAAGCACGTAATCAACTGATAGAAAACAAGTGGGTGGATCAGCTTGGCGTCACCCAGCTCACCGAGCCGATGCTCTGCCCCGTCGTTGTGCGGGCGCCGTTGCACCGCGCTGATTTGGAACGTCAGGATCCCGACGAATGGTACGGGTATCTGAGCGAACTCGAGCAGTACCGGTCAGCAATGAATGAGTCGCTCAGACGCATGAAAAAGCCGGATTCACACGGAGAAAGACTCAAAAATACCTCCGTCATAATGAGATTGATCAGTGCCGATCACGCATTCTGCCATGAAACGATGCGGTCGATCCGATGTCTGCTCGTCGATATCTATCGCCTGCGGCTGGCGCGTCAGGTCGAAGCCAGCGACTTGCACGATGTCATGGTCATGGCTCGATTGGATGAACTGGAAGAGGCCAGGGACTACCTCGGCGATACTGTGGGAGAGGCTTTTGGAACGCTGGCCCGCGTCGTGACCGAGCCCATACGCCCATCGGAAGCCGGCGCTGCGCTGACCCCGCAGATAGTGGCACGGCATAAGGACGTCCTTGAAGACTATGCAGAACAATTTGGGCGCGTCGGTCTGGGGTTATGCCTGGACGTCGCCGGTCTTATCAAGGGTGACGGCGACGATCACATCTGGCAATCGATGCTCGATCTGGCGCAGGCATCGACCGAGTATCGACAGTGTGTGCTCGACCTGATCCGTTCCGTCGGTCCCGGAAAGCGTGAGCTCGTCACACCGCCATCGGCAACGATCGAGGAGCCGCCGGTGTCGAGGGTGCGGACGAAATCGACGCGCAAGCATCGCAAGCCTGGCAATCGAGCGGCCGCAGAGTCCAGCCTCGTCCCTGCGGCCCCTGCAGTCCCGAACGATACACGTACGCTTGCGCAGCAGCAGGCGGACATTCTGTTGAAAAAGGTTCCGCTGGAACGCGCCATGGTGACCGAACTGGATGCGGACGTGATTCCGATCGCGAACAAGCTGGGGAAAGACACCAGTAGCGTTGACAAGATGATGCATGGCTCCAAGCAGGATGCGGTGATTGCCTTCACGTTTGTGCGGTCCTCGGTGCAGGAGTGGTTCGCAAAGGACCAGTTGCTACAAGCGAAAGCGAAACTGTCGCCGGGCGATGAGCGGATTGCTCAACTCAGCGAGCGGCTGGAACTGCTGGGCATGATCGAGCAGCGTGTGCAGATCCGCGAGGCAGATGCGCTGAAGAGCGACCCGCAGCCGCGCGCGCCGCATTTGTCGCGCTTGCTGGCGATGAATCAAGTCGCCCGCGTGACCTCGCCGACCCGGTTGCGGTCCGAGGACGACAGCGCAGATCGCGGCACCTTGTTCGAGATGCGTATCGAGCACGCGCCGTTGTCCAACGGCCAGCGCCCTGCGCCGTGGTTCGTGCACTTGCACACTGCCAAGCCGGTGACAGCCAATGCGCTGCCTTCGCTCGGCTACAAGGCGTTTACCGCCGTCCATCTCAAGACCGCGAAGGAGAAGAATCTGGGAAAGCGCTGGGAGACGCTCATGCGAGCGCTCGGTCATACCGATGCGAAGGTACACCGATCCACGATCGATTCTGCGTTGCTCGCCAGTTTGTTTCACCTGCGCGGTGGTGGTGAATCCTCACCCGAGAAGTTTCCAAACCAGGAATAG